The Geoglobus acetivorans genome window below encodes:
- a CDS encoding transketolase C-terminal domain-containing protein — protein MRKVVRGFYAIAYAVKLSKPNVIAAYPITPQTEIVENLAQMYANGDLGDTEYITAESEFGAASMVLGASAAGARVFTATSSQGLLLMTEVLYNAAGMRLPVVLVVANRSISAPLSIWNDIQDSISIRDAGIIQLYAENNQEAHDMVPLAFKVAENRDVLLPFMVCVDGFKLTHAYEPIDLLDQEAVDRFLPPYKPPVKLDVNNPVAMGCYAPPPYYMEFRVAMEYAMDRAKEIMLEEFDKWYEITGRNWGGHVVAESCEDAEIVVVAMGSIVSLVREAVKQLRQEGLKVGLLKIRTYRPFPAEDIRESLKNAQKVIVLDRALSVGAEPPVTADVKSALFGLDLEVYPVVVGLGGRDIPRELIEDIVRNVAEGKITPEKRYEGLNEFEEVIP, from the coding sequence ATGAGAAAAGTTGTAAGAGGTTTTTACGCCATAGCGTATGCGGTAAAGCTCTCAAAGCCAAACGTGATTGCCGCTTATCCAATAACTCCTCAGACTGAGATCGTTGAGAATCTCGCACAGATGTACGCTAACGGAGACCTCGGGGATACCGAATACATAACAGCCGAATCTGAGTTCGGAGCTGCTTCAATGGTTCTCGGTGCTTCAGCAGCAGGAGCAAGAGTGTTTACGGCCACAAGCTCACAGGGATTGCTTCTAATGACCGAGGTTCTCTACAACGCTGCAGGAATGAGGCTGCCAGTCGTGCTTGTCGTGGCGAACAGGTCAATCTCAGCCCCACTGAGCATCTGGAACGATATTCAGGACAGTATATCCATTAGAGATGCGGGAATAATTCAGCTCTATGCCGAAAACAATCAGGAAGCTCACGACATGGTGCCTCTCGCTTTCAAGGTTGCGGAAAACAGAGATGTTCTTCTCCCGTTCATGGTATGTGTTGACGGGTTCAAGCTGACACACGCATATGAACCCATTGATCTGCTCGATCAGGAGGCAGTTGACAGGTTCCTTCCACCATACAAACCACCAGTCAAGCTTGATGTAAACAATCCGGTTGCAATGGGATGCTATGCGCCACCACCATACTACATGGAGTTCAGAGTGGCGATGGAATACGCAATGGACAGGGCAAAGGAAATCATGCTCGAAGAATTCGATAAATGGTATGAAATCACGGGCAGAAACTGGGGTGGGCACGTTGTTGCTGAATCCTGTGAGGATGCTGAAATCGTCGTTGTCGCAATGGGCTCAATCGTAAGCCTTGTCAGGGAGGCCGTAAAACAGCTCAGACAGGAGGGACTGAAGGTAGGTTTGCTCAAAATAAGAACATACCGCCCATTCCCTGCCGAGGATATCAGAGAGAGCCTCAAGAATGCCCAGAAGGTTATCGTTCTCGACAGAGCATTGTCTGTGGGTGCCGAACCACCGGTCACAGCAGACGTCAAATCCGCCCTCTTCGGGCTGGATTTGGAAGTGTATCCGGTGGTGGTAGGCCTTGGAGGCAGAGATATACCGAGAGAACTCATAGAAGATATTGTCAGAAACGTTGCAGAAGGAAAAATCACCCCTGAAAAGAGGTATGAAGGTCTAAACGAGTTCGAAGAGGTGATACCATGA
- a CDS encoding 4Fe-4S dicluster-binding protein, with the protein MVKIKLYIGASNPPLSTSMKTGDWGTELAIVDEEKCIGCGQCVTFCPEPAVELVEKDEKKVAVVNHDYCKGCWVCYTVCPVSAIEMETKDIYKIEVC; encoded by the coding sequence ATGGTAAAAATCAAGCTTTATATCGGTGCGAGCAATCCCCCACTAAGCACATCTATGAAAACGGGGGACTGGGGGACGGAATTGGCGATTGTTGATGAAGAAAAATGCATCGGATGCGGGCAGTGCGTTACATTCTGCCCTGAACCTGCCGTTGAGCTTGTGGAAAAAGACGAGAAAAAAGTTGCTGTTGTAAACCATGACTACTGCAAAGGCTGCTGGGTGTGCTATACCGTCTGCCCCGTCAGTGCCATAGAAATGGAAACAAAAGATATTTACAAGATAGAGGTGTGCTGA
- a CDS encoding pyruvate ferredoxin oxidoreductase subunit gamma — MDILKEVRFHGRGGQGAVTAADILAVAGFKDGYYTLSFPMFGAEKRGTPVVSFLRISDEPIVIRDEVKNPDFVVVMDPSLVDVVDVLAGIKDGGIAIINYPKGSEDLKQKLGKDVEVHAINATKMAMEILGRPITNTAMVGAFVGATGIVKIESVEETIMEWFGNKDIAEKNVRLVREAYDHMKEVCGW; from the coding sequence ATGGATATTCTAAAAGAAGTTAGGTTTCACGGTAGAGGTGGTCAGGGAGCAGTTACGGCAGCAGACATCTTAGCAGTTGCAGGATTTAAGGATGGTTATTACACACTGTCATTTCCCATGTTTGGCGCAGAAAAGAGAGGTACTCCGGTTGTCTCTTTCCTGAGAATCTCCGACGAGCCAATTGTAATCAGAGATGAGGTTAAAAACCCCGATTTCGTTGTTGTGATGGATCCGTCTCTCGTAGATGTTGTTGACGTCCTTGCCGGAATCAAAGACGGCGGTATTGCGATAATAAACTATCCAAAGGGCAGTGAGGATCTCAAGCAAAAGCTCGGTAAGGATGTTGAGGTTCATGCGATCAACGCCACGAAAATGGCAATGGAAATCCTGGGTCGTCCGATCACGAACACTGCAATGGTTGGGGCTTTTGTTGGGGCAACAGGGATTGTAAAAATCGAAAGTGTGGAAGAGACGATTATGGAATGGTTCGGAAATAAAGATATTGCCGAGAAGAATGTTAGACTTGTTAGGGAGGCTTATGATCACATGAAGGAGGTATGCGGATGGTAA